One window of Chitinivorax sp. B genomic DNA carries:
- a CDS encoding RHS repeat-associated core domain-containing protein — protein KRLTWRWESEAFGNTLPDQDADKNGSQFVYNLRFPGQYWDHGIKLSHNWYRTYNPETGRYVQSDPIGLQGGLNTYGYVGGDPITKADPTGLVPYDPPAWTDNQAGYPNAQTNCFGYAIDTMSSSNPGGFQLISESDV, from the coding sequence AAACGCCTGACCTGGCGTTGGGAAAGCGAAGCCTTTGGCAATACCCTGCCGGATCAAGATGCGGACAAGAACGGCAGCCAGTTCGTGTATAACCTGCGCTTCCCGGGGCAGTATTGGGATCATGGCATCAAGCTGAGTCATAACTGGTATAGGACCTATAATCCGGAGACGGGGCGATATGTTCAGAGTGATCCGATTGGGTTGCAGGGTGGGTTGAATACATATGGGTATGTGGGTGGTGATCCAATTACTAAGGCTGATCCCACTGGACTAGTTCCATATGATCCGCCTGCTTGGACTGATAATCAGGCGGGATACCCAAATGCCCAAACCAATTGTTTTGGCTATGCAATTGATACGATGAGCAGCAGTAATCCTGGGGGATTCCAGCTTATTTCCGAGAGCGACGTGTGA